One stretch of Equus przewalskii isolate Varuska chromosome 9, EquPr2, whole genome shotgun sequence DNA includes these proteins:
- the LOC103566034 gene encoding interferon lambda-3-like, giving the protein MVVAMLRFLCRKSHTTTTADIKAPTRVPEYGIRKRRQQDLVTEHFHTDTIDTLLSFPRAVETKNRDLGALERRECIVSPFWRPEVPIKRGSFLLKNHTCRSRPFPRTWDLRQLQVWERPVALEAELALTLRVLANSSLGDVLDRPLGTLSHIHSELQACVAAQPTAGPRPQGRLLQWLHRLHKAPKKEPWGCLEASVMFNLFRLLTKDLTCVASGDLCV; this is encoded by the exons ATGGTTGTGGCCATGCTGCGCTTCCTTTGCCGTAAATCCC ACACCACCACCACGGCTGACATCAAGGCGCCAACACGCGTCCCTGAGTACGGAATTCGGAAGAGGCGGCAGCAGGACCTCGTGACAGAGCATTTCCATACAGACACGATAGACACGCTGTTGTCCTTTCCGAGGGCTGTCGAGACAAAGAACCGTGACCTGGGCGCCTTAGAACGTCGGGAATGTATTGTCTCACCCTTCTGGCGGCCAGAAGTCCCAATCAAG AGAGGGTCCTTCCTGCTGAAGAACCACACCTGCCGCTCCCGCCCCTTCCCCAGGACCTGGGACCTGAGGCAGCTGCAG gTGTGGGAGCGCCCCGTGGCCCTGGAGGCTGAGCTGGCCCTGACTCTGCGGGTGCTGGCTAACTCGTCCCTGGGGGACGTCCTGGACCGGCCCCTTGGCACGCTGAGCCACATCCACTCTGAACTGCAGGCCTGT gtgGCTGCTCAGCCCACAGCGggtcccaggccccagggccgcctcctccagtgGCTGCACCGGCTCCACAAGGCCCCAAAGAAG GAGCCCTGGGGCTGCCTCGAAGCCTCTGTCATGTTCAACCTCTTCCGTCTCCTCACCAAGGACTTGACGTGTGTGGCCAGTGGAGACCTGTGTGTCTGA
- the LOC103545152 gene encoding interferon lambda-3-like: MAGVCMLVLVLMLMTAVLTGTGAGPVPRHHRALPGARGCHIAQYKSLSPGERLAFKNAMDAFEESFWLKNHTCRSRPFPRTWDLRQLQVWERPVALEAELNLTLRVLANSSLGDVLDRPLGTLSHIHSELQACVAAQPTEGPRPRGRLHQWLRRLLEAQEEEPWGCLEASVMFNLFRLLTKDLTCVASGDLCV; encoded by the exons ATGGCCGGGGTCTGCATGCTGGTGCTGGTGCTGATGCTGATGACCGCAGTGCTGACCGGGACAGGAGCAGGTCCTGTTCCCAGGCACCACAGGGCCCTCCCAGGTGCAAGGGGCTGCCACATAGCCCAGTACAAGTCTCTGTCCCCAGGAGAGCGGCTGGCCTTCAAGAATGCCATGGATGCCTTC GAAGAGTCCTTCTGGCTGAAGAACCACACCTGCCGCTCCCGCCCCTTCCCCAGGACCTGGGACCTGAGGCAGCTGCAG GTGTGGGAGCGCCCCGTGGCCCTGGAGGCTGAGCTGAACCTGACTCTGCGGGTGCTGGCTAACTCGTCCCTGGGGGACGTCCTGGACCGGCCCCTTGGCACGCTGAGCCACATCCACTCTGAACTGCAGGCCTGT GTGGCTGCTCAGCCCACAGAGGGTCCCAGACCCCGGGGCCGCCTCCACCAGTGGCTGCGCCGGCTCCTTGAGGCCCAAGAGGAG GAGCCCTGGGGCTGCCTCGAAGCCTCTGTCATGTTCAACCTCTTCCGTCTCCTCACCAAGGACTTGACGTGTGTCGCCAGTGGAGACCTGTGTGTCTGA